A part of Saccopteryx bilineata isolate mSacBil1 chromosome 8, mSacBil1_pri_phased_curated, whole genome shotgun sequence genomic DNA contains:
- the TRA2B gene encoding transformer-2 protein homolog beta isoform X1, with amino-acid sequence MSDSGEQNYGERESRSASRSGSAHGSGKSARHTPARSRSKEDSRRSRSKSRSRSESRSRSRRSSRRHYTRSRSRSRSHRRSRSRSYSRDYRRRHSHSHSPMSTRRRHVGNRANPDPNCCLGVFGLSLYTTERDLREVFSKYGPIADVSIVYDQQSRRSRGFAFVYFENVDDAKEAKERANGMELDGRRIRVDFSITKRPHTPTPGIYMGRPTYGSSRRRDYYDRGYDRGYDDRDYYSRSYRGGGGGGGGWRAAQDRDQIYRRRSPSPYYSRGGYRSRSRSRSYSPRRY; translated from the exons ATGAGCGACAGTGGCGAGCAGAACTACGGCGAGCGG GAATCCCGTTCTGCTTCCAGAAGTGGAAGTGCTCATGGATCTGGGAAATCTGCAAGGCATACCCCTGCAAGGTCTCGCTCCAAGGAAGATTCCAGGCGTTCCAGAtcaaagtccaggtccagatctGAATCTAG GTCTAGATCCAGAAGAAGTTCTAGAAGGCATTATACAAGGTCACGATCGCGGTCTCGGTCCCATAGACGATCCCGTAGCAGGTCCTACAGTCGAGATTACCGAAGACGTCATAGCCACAGTCATTCTCCCATGTCTACTCGCAGGCGTCATGTCGGGAATCGG GCAAATCCTGATCCCAACTGTTGTCTTGGAGTATTTGGATTGAGCTTGTACACTACAGAGAGAGATCTAAGAGAAGTATTCTCTAAATATGGCCCCATTGCTGATGTGTCTATTGTATATGACCAGCAGTCTAGACGTTCAAGAGGATTtgcctttgtatattttgaaaatgtagatGATGCCAAGGAA gcaaaagaGCGTGCCAATGGAATGGAGCTTGATGGACGTAGAATCAGAGTTGATTTCTCTATAACAAAAAGACCACATACTCCAACTCCAGGAATTTACATGGGGAGACCAACCTA TGGCAGCTCACGCCGTCGTGATTACTACGACAGAGGATATGATCGAGGCTATGATGATCGGGACTACTATAGCAGATCATACAG aggaggaggtggaggaggaggaggatggagagcGGCTCAAGACAGGGATCAGATTTACAG
- the TRA2B gene encoding transformer-2 protein homolog beta isoform X2, translating into MSDSGEQNYGERESRSASRSGSAHGSGKSARHTPARSRSKEDSRRSRSKSRSRSESRSRSRRSSRRHYTRSRSRSRSHRRSRSRSYSRDYRRRHSHSHSPMSTRRRHVGNRANPDPNCCLGVFGLSLYTTERDLREVFSKYGPIADVSIVYDQQSRRSRGFAFVYFENVDDAKEAKERANGMELDGRRIRVDFSITKRPHTPTPGIYMGRPTYGSSRRRDYYDRGYDRGYDDRDYYSRSYRGGGGGGGGWRAAQDRDQIYRRSPSPYYSRGGYRSRSRSRSYSPRRY; encoded by the exons ATGAGCGACAGTGGCGAGCAGAACTACGGCGAGCGG GAATCCCGTTCTGCTTCCAGAAGTGGAAGTGCTCATGGATCTGGGAAATCTGCAAGGCATACCCCTGCAAGGTCTCGCTCCAAGGAAGATTCCAGGCGTTCCAGAtcaaagtccaggtccagatctGAATCTAG GTCTAGATCCAGAAGAAGTTCTAGAAGGCATTATACAAGGTCACGATCGCGGTCTCGGTCCCATAGACGATCCCGTAGCAGGTCCTACAGTCGAGATTACCGAAGACGTCATAGCCACAGTCATTCTCCCATGTCTACTCGCAGGCGTCATGTCGGGAATCGG GCAAATCCTGATCCCAACTGTTGTCTTGGAGTATTTGGATTGAGCTTGTACACTACAGAGAGAGATCTAAGAGAAGTATTCTCTAAATATGGCCCCATTGCTGATGTGTCTATTGTATATGACCAGCAGTCTAGACGTTCAAGAGGATTtgcctttgtatattttgaaaatgtagatGATGCCAAGGAA gcaaaagaGCGTGCCAATGGAATGGAGCTTGATGGACGTAGAATCAGAGTTGATTTCTCTATAACAAAAAGACCACATACTCCAACTCCAGGAATTTACATGGGGAGACCAACCTA TGGCAGCTCACGCCGTCGTGATTACTACGACAGAGGATATGATCGAGGCTATGATGATCGGGACTACTATAGCAGATCATACAG aggaggaggtggaggaggaggaggatggagagcGGCTCAAGACAGGGATCAGATTTACAG